A single Acidiferrobacteraceae bacterium DNA region contains:
- a CDS encoding hydroxymethylpyrimidine/phosphomethylpyrimidine kinase, with protein DPTGGAGIAADIEAIGAFACHPAPVVTAVTAQDTRGLRQFTSVDPELLVAQARAVLEDMPVAALKTGMLGNEVNVAAVATILGDYPELPLVVDPVTRTGGGEALSEGNLEDAYRALLLPRATLVTPNTLEAARLAPEADTPDAQAQELMSLGCEFVLITGGHESGDRIDNRLFGNHRLLQTFSQARLPHDYHGSGCTLASACAAGLAQGADPVTAVGAALDFTWHSLRSGAALGMGQYIPNRRWTLDDN; from the coding sequence CGGACCCCACGGGTGGCGCCGGTATCGCCGCCGACATTGAGGCCATCGGCGCCTTTGCATGCCATCCGGCACCAGTAGTCACGGCGGTCACGGCCCAGGACACCCGGGGTCTCCGGCAGTTCACCTCCGTAGACCCGGAGTTACTTGTCGCACAGGCACGGGCCGTGCTCGAGGACATGCCAGTCGCGGCGCTCAAGACCGGCATGTTGGGCAACGAGGTGAATGTTGCTGCGGTTGCCACGATCCTTGGCGACTATCCGGAACTTCCGCTGGTGGTCGATCCTGTCACCCGCACGGGCGGAGGCGAAGCCCTGAGTGAAGGGAACCTGGAAGATGCCTACCGCGCGCTGCTGCTGCCACGCGCAACCCTGGTCACCCCGAACACCCTGGAGGCCGCGCGACTGGCACCGGAGGCCGATACCCCTGACGCCCAGGCGCAGGAACTGATGTCACTGGGGTGCGAGTTCGTTCTGATTACCGGGGGCCATGAAAGCGGCGATCGGATCGACAACCGCCTCTTTGGCAACCACCGCCTGCTGCAGACATTCTCCCAGGCGCGCCTGCCCCATGACTATCACGGCTCCGGCTGCACCCTTGCATCGGCCTGTGCCGCCGGCCTGGCCCAGGGCGCGGACCCGGTGACCGCCGTCGGTGCCGCTCTGGATTTCACCTGGCACAGCCTGCGATCCGGTGCTGCCCTCGGCATGGGGCAATACATTCCGAATCGCCGTTGGACCCTGGACGACAACTGA
- the thiE gene encoding thiamine phosphate synthase: MDPGRQLIVDRGKYAAVSGLYVIADTSLIPGDRLAEVVEQAIRGGARLVQYRDKGTDADRRRQQAQKLATLCRRYRVPFLVNDDIELAAAVGADGVHLGREDESVAEARRSLGSEALVGVSCYNDIARARDAQAAGADYIAFGSFFPSSTKPEAVRADTALLQEAHGLLSLPVVAIGGITPENGAELIAAGADALAVITGVFASDNITAAAARYARLFERRSSDEAGPHENPISGNTHEQ, translated from the coding sequence TTGGACCCTGGACGACAACTGATCGTGGACCGGGGAAAGTACGCGGCCGTGTCGGGTCTGTACGTCATCGCCGACACCTCCCTGATCCCTGGTGACCGGCTTGCCGAAGTCGTGGAACAGGCGATCCGCGGCGGGGCACGCCTGGTGCAGTATCGGGACAAGGGAACGGATGCAGACAGGCGGCGCCAGCAGGCACAGAAACTCGCAACACTCTGCCGACGATACCGGGTGCCGTTCCTGGTGAATGACGACATCGAACTGGCCGCCGCCGTAGGCGCCGATGGCGTGCACCTGGGACGCGAGGACGAATCCGTTGCCGAGGCCCGGAGGTCATTGGGCAGCGAGGCACTTGTCGGCGTATCCTGCTACAACGACATCGCGCGCGCGCGGGATGCGCAGGCAGCCGGCGCCGACTATATCGCCTTCGGCAGTTTTTTCCCATCGAGCACCAAACCGGAAGCGGTGCGCGCGGATACGGCGCTGTTGCAGGAGGCGCACGGCTTGCTGTCCCTGCCCGTGGTTGCCATTGGCGGCATCACCCCCGAAAATGGCGCCGAACTGATCGCCGCCGGCGCCGATGCCCTGGCCGTCATCACCGGTGTGTTTGCCAGCGACAACATCACCGCGGCGGCGGCGCGCTATGCCCGACTGTTCGAACGAAGGTCATCCGACGAAGCAGGTCCGCACGAAAACCCGATATCAGGAAACACCCATGAGCAATAA
- the hemL gene encoding glutamate-1-semialdehyde 2,1-aminomutase, with amino-acid sequence MSNKSSELFQRASKHIPGGVNSPVRAFKGVGGDPVFFNRGKGPFLWDEDGQRYIDYVGSWGPMILGHAHPAVIEAVKRTADHGLGFGAPTRIEIEMAERVCELVPSVESVRMVSSGTEATMSAIRLARGFTGRDKIIKFEGCYHGHSDSLLVKAGSGALTLGVPTSPGVPTAVAENTITLEYNNAEQVESVLGEMGGQIACVIVEPVAGNMNCVPPAPGFLEGLRSACDRSGAVLIFDEVMTGFRVARGGAQEHYGIAPDLTTLGKVIGGGLPVGAFGGRHDIMEQIAPTGPVYQAGTLSGNPLAMAAGLATLNELSIDGFHAALTERTAALAGGLADIGREAGVPLLTQSVGGMFGIFFTEAERVERFSQVMACNIEHFRGFFHGMLDRGVYLAPSAFEAGFVSAAHGTDEIDQTLTTARTVLSTLA; translated from the coding sequence ATGAGCAATAAATCTTCAGAGCTGTTTCAACGCGCGAGCAAACACATCCCCGGGGGCGTCAATTCCCCGGTACGCGCCTTCAAGGGAGTGGGTGGTGACCCCGTTTTCTTCAACCGGGGCAAGGGCCCGTTTCTGTGGGACGAGGACGGCCAGCGCTACATCGACTACGTCGGGTCCTGGGGGCCCATGATCCTCGGCCACGCCCACCCGGCGGTCATCGAGGCGGTCAAGCGGACCGCGGACCACGGTCTCGGCTTTGGCGCGCCCACCCGCATCGAGATTGAGATGGCCGAACGGGTGTGTGAACTGGTGCCATCGGTGGAATCGGTGCGCATGGTCAGCTCCGGAACCGAGGCAACCATGAGTGCGATTCGGCTGGCGCGTGGGTTCACCGGTCGCGACAAGATCATCAAGTTCGAGGGTTGCTACCACGGCCACTCGGATTCCCTGCTGGTAAAAGCGGGCTCCGGCGCGCTGACTCTTGGGGTCCCGACTTCACCCGGGGTACCGACGGCGGTGGCCGAGAACACCATTACTCTGGAATACAACAATGCCGAGCAGGTGGAGTCGGTCCTGGGGGAAATGGGCGGGCAGATCGCGTGCGTGATTGTGGAACCGGTGGCGGGCAATATGAACTGCGTGCCCCCGGCCCCCGGATTTCTCGAAGGCCTGCGCAGCGCCTGCGACCGCAGCGGCGCCGTGCTGATCTTCGACGAGGTGATGACCGGTTTCCGCGTCGCCCGCGGCGGTGCCCAGGAGCACTACGGGATTGCACCCGACCTCACCACCCTGGGGAAGGTGATCGGCGGGGGTCTGCCGGTGGGAGCCTTTGGCGGCCGGCACGACATCATGGAACAAATCGCACCCACCGGCCCGGTGTACCAGGCAGGGACCCTTTCCGGAAATCCGCTGGCCATGGCCGCCGGCCTGGCGACACTGAATGAGTTGTCCATCGACGGCTTCCACGCAGCACTGACGGAACGGACCGCGGCACTGGCCGGGGGGCTGGCCGATATCGGCCGCGAGGCCGGGGTGCCGCTGCTCACCCAATCGGTTGGCGGCATGTTCGGGATCTTCTTCACCGAGGCGGAGCGCGTGGAGCGTTTCTCCCAGGTGATGGCCTGCAATATCGAGCACTTCCGCGGCTTCTTCCACGGCATGCTGGACCGGGGCGTCTACCTGGCCCCGTCGGCCTTCGAGGCCGGCTTCGTCTCCGCCGCCCACGGCACGGACGAGATCGACCAGACCCTGACCACGGCCCGCACCGTGCTTTCGACGCTCGCCTGA
- a CDS encoding c-type cytochrome, producing the protein MKRIMIVLAGLGLLAMSPATPAAGTAQAGKALAGRCAGCHGADGNSAAPTFPKLAGQHADYIAKQLADFQSGARKDPVMSSQATGLSKSDQENLGAYFASQTMTRIGTTNMKLAKQGELLYRGGNSRTKVPACMGCHGPSGMGVPPNFPRVSGQYAAYLEKQLIAFKNGTRTNDNKTMQDIAFSMSLDEIKAVSAYMEGLTNSDCRSAASRNPPSSRLACLLLRKLLIFCAYCPLPGLARALLCISVTEQGSALQGQQRVNEDKTMLSHIVNLVNDYEFNHGAKPNLVYMNETHYGYLREELPGVQDHYDLVSILGIDIALSEEIIQPSVATVRFGEENILVS; encoded by the coding sequence ATGAAAAGAATCATGATTGTCCTGGCTGGCCTGGGCCTGTTGGCCATGAGCCCGGCAACGCCGGCCGCCGGAACGGCCCAGGCGGGCAAGGCCCTGGCGGGTCGTTGTGCCGGCTGCCACGGCGCCGACGGTAACAGTGCCGCGCCCACGTTCCCCAAGCTGGCGGGCCAGCACGCCGACTACATCGCCAAACAGCTGGCCGATTTCCAAAGCGGCGCGCGCAAGGATCCGGTGATGTCGTCCCAGGCGACCGGGCTGAGCAAGAGTGACCAGGAAAACCTGGGTGCCTATTTCGCCAGCCAGACGATGACCCGGATTGGAACCACCAACATGAAGCTGGCCAAACAGGGTGAGCTGCTATACCGCGGGGGAAACTCCCGCACCAAGGTCCCTGCCTGCATGGGTTGCCATGGACCGTCGGGAATGGGCGTGCCACCGAATTTCCCCCGGGTTTCGGGCCAGTATGCGGCTTACCTGGAAAAGCAGCTGATCGCGTTCAAGAATGGGACCCGGACCAACGACAACAAGACCATGCAGGACATCGCCTTTTCCATGTCCCTGGATGAGATCAAGGCCGTATCCGCCTATATGGAAGGTCTCACGAATTCCGACTGCCGGTCTGCGGCCAGCCGGAATCCCCCGTCTTCTCGCCTCGCCTGTCTTCTCCTACGTAAGTTACTGATTTTCTGTGCCTATTGCCCGTTGCCCGGTTTGGCACGGGCCTTGCTTTGTATATCCGTGACGGAGCAGGGCAGTGCGCTCCAAGGGCAACAACGGGTCAACGAGGACAAGACGATGCTGAGCCATATCGTAAACCTGGTGAATGACTACGAGTTCAATCACGGCGCCAAGCCGAATCTGGTCTACATGAATGAAACTCACTATGGCTACCTGCGTGAGGAGCTTCCCGGGGTACAGGACCACTACGACCTGGTGTCCATTCTCGGCATCGACATCGCCCTGAGCGAGGAAATCATCCAGCCCTCCGTCGCAACGGTTCGATTTGGCGAGGAGAACATCCTCGTCAGCTGA
- the yihA gene encoding ribosome biogenesis GTP-binding protein YihA/YsxC translates to MSVLFRSAEFTRGAPSLSALPPDEGLEVAFAGRSNAGKSSALNALTERKALARTSRTPGRTQHINFFDLHTADPERRLVDLPGYGYAKITQSVRRQWEKTMHRYLETRGSLRGLVLVSDIRHALTEGDQLMLDWCAAADMPVHILLTKADKLSRGQVAAARLKVERELAERWPGATAQAFSAPKREGVEAARERIAAWLEYDISSGQKKTPDKGRITGAAKNPRY, encoded by the coding sequence CTGTCAGTTTTGTTCCGGTCAGCCGAGTTCACCCGCGGCGCGCCGTCCCTGTCCGCGTTGCCGCCGGACGAGGGACTAGAGGTGGCCTTTGCCGGGCGCTCCAATGCCGGGAAATCCAGTGCCCTCAATGCCCTGACCGAACGCAAGGCCCTGGCGCGCACCAGCCGGACCCCGGGCCGCACGCAGCACATCAACTTTTTCGACCTGCACACGGCGGATCCCGAGCGCCGGCTGGTGGACCTGCCGGGCTATGGCTACGCCAAGATCACCCAGTCCGTGCGCCGGCAATGGGAAAAGACCATGCACCGCTACCTGGAAACCCGGGGCAGCCTGCGGGGCCTGGTGCTGGTTTCCGACATCCGCCACGCCCTGACCGAGGGAGATCAATTGATGCTCGACTGGTGCGCCGCGGCGGACATGCCCGTGCACATCCTGCTGACCAAGGCGGACAAGCTGAGCCGGGGCCAGGTCGCCGCCGCCCGTCTGAAGGTGGAACGCGAGCTCGCCGAACGCTGGCCCGGGGCCACCGCCCAGGCCTTCTCGGCGCCAAAACGCGAGGGCGTGGAAGCGGCCAGGGAACGGATCGCCGCCTGGCTGGAGTACGACATTTCCAGCGGACAAAAAAAGACCCCGGATAAAGGGAGGATAACCGGGGCCGCAAAAAATCCTAGATATTAG
- the polA gene encoding DNA polymerase I has translation MNSESKPETRPLVLVDGSSYLYRAFHAMPALSTSTGEKTGAIYGMTNMLRKLLTDYDPQYIAVIFDAKGKSFRNDIYPEYKANRPPMPEDLRPQVPLVHEIVRAMGIPVLSVEGVEADDVIGTLANQAAAEGRETVISSGDKDLAQLVNEHVRMVDTMKDAVYDHDGVVQKFGVPPERMIDYLTLVGDVSDNVPGVPGVGPKTAVKWLEQYGSFDGVVQHADEIKGKVGESLRTALKQLKVSRELVTIRRDVELAVAPEDLARDGHDDEALRELFARLEFRTWLAELGGANAASVEKAQEDYETVLDMDRFEVWMKRLAVADVFAFDTETTSIDAQQAELVGVSFSDRAGSGAYVPLAHDYPDTPVQLDRDTVLAQLRPLLEDPERIKVGQNVKYDMSVLARYEFQMRGFAYDTMLESYVLDSTASRHDMDSLALKYLGHKTIKYEEVAGKGKGQLVFSEVPLEQAGPYAAEDADITLRLHETLWPRLQEVPSLEKVFREIEMPLVPVLSRMERNGVGIDVVMLQKQSRELAKRMVEVEQEAQDLAGQPFNMASPKQIQEILYDKLGLPVLKKTPKGAPSTAEEVLQELALDYPLPQRILEWRGLAKLKSTYTDKLPEMVNARTGRVHTSYHQAVAATGRLSSSDPNLQNIPVRSAEGRRIRQAFVPDEGNIILSADYSQIELRIMAHLSGDEGLCQAFREGADVHRSTAAEVFATPPDEVSDEQRRAAKAINFGLIYGMSAFGLSRQLKIERAAAQEYIDLYFARYPGVREYMDRTRTSAKEKGYVETLFGRRLHVPDIGASNMNRRQYAERTAINAPMQGTAADLIKLAMIAVHHWIECEAPEVRMIMQVHDELVFELPREHLAQAEERVRTHMVGVANLAVPLVVDIGHGANWDEAH, from the coding sequence ATGAATTCCGAAAGCAAACCGGAAACCAGGCCCCTGGTCCTGGTTGACGGTTCATCCTATCTGTATCGGGCGTTTCACGCCATGCCCGCCCTCAGTACCTCGACCGGCGAGAAAACCGGGGCGATCTACGGCATGACCAATATGCTGCGCAAACTGCTGACGGATTACGATCCCCAGTATATCGCGGTGATTTTCGACGCCAAAGGCAAGAGCTTTCGCAACGACATCTATCCCGAATACAAGGCCAATCGGCCCCCCATGCCCGAGGACCTGCGTCCCCAGGTGCCCCTGGTGCACGAGATCGTGCGCGCCATGGGGATCCCGGTGCTGTCAGTGGAGGGTGTGGAGGCGGATGACGTCATCGGCACCCTGGCGAACCAGGCCGCCGCCGAGGGGCGGGAAACCGTGATCTCTTCCGGCGACAAAGACCTGGCGCAACTGGTGAATGAACACGTGCGCATGGTCGATACCATGAAGGACGCAGTCTATGACCACGACGGCGTGGTGCAGAAATTCGGCGTGCCGCCGGAACGCATGATCGATTACCTCACGCTCGTGGGTGACGTCTCCGACAACGTCCCCGGGGTTCCGGGCGTGGGACCGAAGACCGCCGTGAAGTGGCTGGAGCAATACGGTTCTTTTGACGGAGTCGTGCAACATGCCGACGAAATCAAAGGTAAGGTCGGCGAAAGCCTGCGCACCGCGCTCAAGCAGCTGAAGGTGAGCCGGGAGCTGGTGACCATCCGCCGGGACGTGGAACTGGCGGTGGCGCCTGAAGATCTCGCCCGTGACGGCCACGACGATGAAGCACTGCGCGAACTGTTTGCGCGGCTTGAGTTCCGCACCTGGCTGGCCGAACTCGGCGGGGCCAATGCCGCGTCAGTGGAGAAGGCACAGGAGGATTACGAAACCGTTCTGGACATGGATCGCTTCGAAGTCTGGATGAAACGCCTGGCCGTCGCCGATGTGTTCGCCTTTGACACCGAAACCACCAGCATCGATGCCCAGCAGGCGGAACTGGTAGGCGTGTCGTTCAGTGACCGCGCCGGCAGCGGCGCCTACGTGCCCCTGGCTCATGACTATCCCGATACGCCGGTGCAGCTGGACCGGGACACGGTATTGGCGCAACTCAGGCCGCTGCTGGAAGATCCTGAACGTATCAAGGTCGGGCAGAACGTTAAGTACGACATGAGTGTGCTGGCGCGCTATGAATTCCAGATGCGTGGGTTTGCCTACGACACCATGCTTGAATCCTACGTGCTCGATTCCACCGCCTCCCGTCACGACATGGACAGCCTGGCGTTGAAGTATCTCGGCCACAAGACCATCAAGTACGAAGAGGTGGCGGGCAAGGGCAAGGGCCAGCTTGTGTTCAGCGAGGTGCCGCTGGAACAGGCCGGACCCTATGCCGCCGAGGATGCCGACATCACCCTGCGGTTGCACGAAACCCTGTGGCCGCGACTGCAGGAAGTCCCATCCCTGGAAAAGGTCTTTCGTGAGATCGAGATGCCTTTGGTGCCCGTGCTTTCGCGCATGGAGCGCAACGGCGTTGGCATCGATGTGGTCATGCTGCAGAAGCAAAGCCGGGAACTGGCGAAACGGATGGTCGAGGTGGAACAGGAGGCGCAGGACCTGGCCGGGCAGCCATTCAACATGGCCTCGCCGAAACAGATTCAGGAAATCCTGTACGACAAGCTCGGCCTTCCGGTCCTGAAGAAGACGCCCAAGGGCGCACCGTCCACGGCCGAGGAGGTATTGCAGGAACTGGCCCTGGACTACCCCTTGCCGCAGCGCATCCTGGAGTGGCGCGGCCTGGCAAAACTCAAGTCCACCTACACGGACAAGTTGCCGGAGATGGTGAATGCCCGAACGGGTCGCGTGCACACCTCCTATCATCAGGCGGTGGCCGCCACCGGCCGCCTGTCGTCCTCGGATCCAAACCTGCAGAACATCCCCGTGCGCTCGGCCGAGGGGCGACGCATCCGCCAGGCCTTCGTGCCGGATGAGGGCAATATCATTCTGTCGGCGGACTATTCGCAGATCGAGCTGCGCATCATGGCCCACCTGTCGGGCGACGAGGGCTTGTGCCAGGCATTTCGGGAGGGCGCCGATGTGCACCGCTCCACTGCTGCCGAGGTGTTCGCCACGCCGCCGGACGAGGTCAGTGACGAGCAGCGGCGGGCGGCCAAGGCCATCAACTTCGGTCTGATCTACGGCATGTCCGCCTTCGGTCTCTCGCGGCAGTTGAAGATCGAGCGGGCCGCAGCCCAGGAATACATTGACCTGTACTTCGCCCGCTATCCGGGTGTGCGTGAGTACATGGACCGGACCAGGACGTCGGCGAAGGAAAAGGGCTATGTGGAAACCCTGTTCGGGCGTCGGTTGCACGTCCCCGATATCGGTGCCAGCAACATGAACCGGAGGCAGTACGCCGAACGCACCGCGATCAATGCCCCCATGCAGGGTACGGCCGCGGACCTGATCAAGCTGGCCATGATCGCCGTGCACCACTGGATCGAATGCGAAGCTCCGGAGGTGCGCATGATCATGCAGGTGCACGACGAACTGGTGTTCGAGTTGCCGCGCGAACACTTGGCGCAGGCGGAGGAGCGGGTGCGCACCCACATGGTGGGAGTCGCCAACCTGGCGGTGCCGCTGGTGGTGGACATCGGCCATGGCGCTAATTGGGACGAGGCCCACTAG
- a CDS encoding LOG family protein has protein sequence MNGDSSSHDKKVPTSLPSGVMSRESWKIFQIMAEFVDGFEHLSLIQPSVSIFGSARTRPEHEHYLLAEEIARRLSVAGFAVISGGGPGIMEAANKGAQGGQDISLSFQHFFARKVMFVKYAKAYVVMPGGFGTLDEVIEALTLIQTGKSVRMPIILVHRPFWTGLVDWFRDTLITEGVISPEDMDLFTIVDTADEALDTIFSFYEKSGFETSEKEQEIKLNL, from the coding sequence ATGAATGGTGACAGTTCCAGTCACGACAAGAAGGTCCCCACCTCCCTGCCTTCGGGCGTCATGTCCCGTGAATCGTGGAAAATTTTCCAGATCATGGCGGAATTCGTCGACGGTTTCGAGCACCTGTCCCTGATTCAGCCTTCGGTCAGCATTTTCGGCTCCGCCCGCACGCGCCCCGAACACGAACACTACCTGCTGGCGGAAGAGATCGCACGCCGTTTGTCCGTAGCCGGTTTTGCCGTCATCAGTGGCGGCGGTCCGGGCATCATGGAGGCCGCGAACAAGGGCGCCCAGGGCGGACAGGACATCAGTCTCAGCTTCCAGCACTTCTTCGCACGCAAGGTGATGTTCGTGAAATACGCCAAGGCATACGTGGTCATGCCCGGCGGCTTCGGCACCCTGGATGAGGTGATCGAGGCCCTGACCCTGATCCAGACGGGCAAGAGCGTGCGCATGCCGATCATTCTCGTGCACCGGCCCTTCTGGACGGGTCTCGTGGACTGGTTCCGTGACACCCTGATCACCGAAGGTGTAATCAGCCCGGAAGACATGGACCTGTTCACGATCGTGGATACCGCCGACGAGGCCCTGGACACCATTTTTTCCTTCTACGAGAAGAGCGGTTTCGAGACCTCGGAAAAGGAACAGGAAATCAAACTGAATCTGTAG
- a CDS encoding homoserine kinase, giving the protein MSVYTSISEDELRSFLADYDAGGLVSFEGIESGIENTNYFVTTDRGEYVLTIFEQHTREELGFFLELTAWLAEHDIPCAHPSRNRAHRYLGELRDKPAALVDRLPGASVENPDREQCAAVGTVLARLHLAGRDFPHDRANDRGPHWWRETAEAVLPKLEPPDRALLQTELAYQAERRAADLPRGIIHADLFRDNVLFQDHGLSGLIDFYYACRDVLLYDLAVTVNDWCSDEDGKLDPRRAQAMLLAYNSIRPLDKVERTNWQAMLRAAALRFWLSRLQDMHFPREGEMTHIKDPGVFKRILLHRAAPGGDAPELWPGDDAQLGTA; this is encoded by the coding sequence ATGTCCGTGTACACAAGCATCAGCGAGGACGAACTGCGATCGTTTCTCGCCGACTATGACGCCGGGGGGCTCGTAAGTTTCGAGGGTATCGAGTCCGGCATCGAAAACACGAACTATTTTGTCACCACCGACCGCGGTGAATATGTGCTGACCATTTTCGAACAGCACACGCGCGAAGAACTGGGTTTCTTTCTTGAACTCACCGCCTGGCTGGCGGAGCACGATATCCCCTGCGCCCACCCTTCGCGCAATCGTGCCCATCGCTACCTGGGTGAGTTGCGGGACAAGCCGGCGGCACTGGTGGACCGGCTGCCCGGTGCCTCGGTGGAGAACCCGGATCGGGAACAATGCGCCGCCGTCGGCACGGTGCTGGCGCGGCTGCACCTGGCCGGGCGCGACTTTCCTCATGACCGCGCCAATGACCGGGGCCCCCACTGGTGGCGCGAGACTGCCGAGGCGGTGCTCCCGAAGCTCGAGCCCCCAGACCGTGCGCTGCTGCAGACGGAGCTCGCCTACCAGGCGGAACGACGTGCAGCGGATCTGCCGCGGGGCATCATTCATGCCGATCTGTTTCGCGACAATGTCCTGTTTCAGGATCACGGCCTCAGCGGCCTGATCGATTTCTACTATGCCTGCCGCGATGTTCTGTTGTACGACCTGGCGGTCACCGTCAACGACTGGTGTTCGGATGAAGACGGAAAGCTCGATCCCCGGCGCGCGCAGGCGATGCTGCTTGCCTATAATTCCATTCGTCCGCTGGACAAAGTCGAACGCACCAACTGGCAGGCTATGTTGCGGGCCGCGGCCCTGCGCTTCTGGCTCTCGCGGCTGCAGGACATGCACTTTCCACGGGAAGGGGAGATGACCCATATAAAGGATCCGGGCGTGTTCAAACGCATCCTGCTGCACCGCGCCGCCCCGGGCGGCGACGCGCCGGAGCTCTGGCCCGGCGACGATGCGCAACTTGGTACGGCCTGA
- a CDS encoding acetoin utilization protein AcuC has translation MAFTLYYGEELGRYNFGAAHPFGPDRLDAFWNETRSRGLDQKVDIAHPQSCGEDALLRFHTPDYVERVQHQSKTGAGLLDYGDTPAFPGVYEATCTVVGTGLAAAEHILAGGQRAFIPIAGLHHARRNRAGGFCVFNDIGVIIEQLRAIHGIERIAYVDIDAHHGDGVYYSFEDDPGVFIADLHEDGRYLYPGTGRADETGSGEAAGTKLNIPLPPNADDETFRREWPRVEELLRGARPEFILLQAGADSILGDPITHMALSPASHRMAAERLRVLADELCAGRLLGLGGGGYNRRNLALAWNEVVEAWVD, from the coding sequence ATGGCGTTCACCCTGTACTACGGCGAGGAACTGGGGCGCTACAACTTTGGCGCCGCCCATCCCTTTGGCCCCGACCGCCTGGACGCCTTCTGGAATGAAACCCGCTCACGGGGCCTGGATCAAAAGGTGGACATCGCGCATCCGCAGTCCTGCGGCGAGGACGCCCTGCTTCGTTTTCACACGCCGGACTATGTCGAACGCGTGCAACACCAGTCGAAGACCGGGGCCGGTCTGCTGGACTACGGCGATACCCCCGCCTTTCCCGGGGTGTACGAGGCAACGTGCACGGTCGTGGGTACCGGCCTCGCGGCCGCTGAACACATCCTGGCCGGTGGCCAACGGGCGTTCATTCCCATCGCCGGCCTGCACCACGCGCGCCGCAACCGCGCCGGCGGCTTCTGCGTGTTCAACGACATTGGCGTGATCATCGAACAGCTGCGCGCCATTCACGGGATCGAACGGATCGCCTACGTCGACATCGATGCCCACCACGGGGACGGGGTGTATTACTCCTTTGAAGACGACCCCGGGGTGTTCATCGCCGATCTGCACGAGGACGGCCGCTATCTCTACCCCGGGACCGGCCGCGCCGACGAAACCGGCAGCGGCGAGGCCGCAGGCACCAAGCTGAACATCCCCCTGCCCCCGAATGCGGATGACGAGACATTCCGCCGGGAATGGCCCCGGGTCGAGGAACTGCTGCGGGGCGCGCGGCCGGAGTTCATCCTGCTGCAGGCGGGTGCCGACAGCATCCTGGGCGACCCCATCACCCACATGGCCCTGAGTCCCGCCAGCCATCGCATGGCGGCGGAGCGTTTGCGCGTGCTGGCCGATGAGCTGTGCGCAGGGCGCCTCCTGGGCCTGGGCGGTGGTGGCTACAATCGCCGCAATCTGGCCCTGGCCTGGAACGAGGTCGTCGAGGCATGGGTGGACTGA